The Synechococcus sp. UW69 DNA segment GGTGCAGGCCAATGGCAAACGGAAGCATTTGGCCTTGAAACCATCCGGGCCGATGCAGTTGCTTCCCGCCGGGGGTGGCGTCGTGATGCCCACCTATGACGGCCTGACCCTTCGAGCGCTGGAAACAACGAACCAAAAGCCTCAGATCCTGCCTGGGAGCAGGGAGCTAGGTGCCTTCTGCGGCGCCTCCGGACGGGCTGTGCTGATCCGACATTGGCCGGATTACAGACGCTCGATCGAGCTGGTGATTCCTGGAAAAGCACCGAAACAGCTTCACCTTGGCGATCAGGCCGTACTTGGGGTGGCCTGCGACAACCGCGGCGAAAGGGTCTGGGCAGTTCTTGGTCGCTGGGAACAGCAACGCGGGAATCACGAACTGGTGCTGATCAATCAAGAGGGAAAGGTGTCACAACGCCGGGCCCTGGCCCCCTGGACGCTTAAGGCAGGAAGCCCCATCCAATGGAACCCAGTGACAAACCAATTGTTGATGACCCTGACGCAACCCAACCGAACCAATGCTCATGCCGGCTTGATTAACTCCGACAGCTTGCAGATCATCAAGGTCATCAACGACAGCATCAGCGAAGCGCAATGGCTCAACGCAGGCTGACCAGCAGCCTCAACTGATCAACATCAAAAGGAAGCAATCAGTGAAGAGCACGCCCAAATAAGACGTCAGGAGTGACAGCCAAGAACAAAAAAAGGAGGGCAATTATGCCCTCCCGATCAACTAAAAATCCGCCGATCGCCGAAACCTAGAAGGCAAAGGTCACACCAGTACCGACATGGTGCTGCCACCCTTCACCCCAGCCCGGAGCATCTTCCCAACTGTAGGTTTGCTGCCAATGCAGGAACAAGGTTGCATCGCCGACGGGAACAGAGAGTTCGATTTCACCAGCAAAGTCTGTGCGCGGATCTAAGCCTGCATAGCTGCCAGGGACATAAAAACGAGGGCCAGCCTCAATCATCAACGAGATTTCATCACCGCCAAATTTGAATCCCAAACCAACACGAGGATCGGTGTAATTACCGACGTACATCCCATCAGACTCCCAACCCTGACGGTGATCCAGAGAAAGGTAAACACCGTTCACCAGATCTTCAATTCCATCGCCTAGGCCAAAGTTGACATCTCCATCACCAAGAGCCCAGGTCAGATTTGCCCCTAGTTCATTCTTAAGGCCCTGAATATCTTCGCCTTGATCCTGAGTGACGTAATAAGGGTTCCAGGAGAGAGCAACACTTAAACGGTCATTCGGCGCATAACGGGCCTGAAGAAAGCCTCTGATATCCGTGCGCTTGAAGTCGGTGTCATGACCATGATCATCGTGGCCATCATGATCGTGATCGTCATGATCATCGTGGTTGTCGTGATCATCATGGTCGTCGTGATCATCATGGTCGTCGTGATCATCATGATGGTCATCGTGGTCATGATGATCGTGATCGTCATGATCATCGTGGTCATCATGATCGTCGTGGTCGTCGTGGTCGTCATCGTGATCATGGACATGCACTTTTCCATAAAAGTGCTCAGCTTCTCCCCACACAAGTGCGGGACCTACAGCAGCCTCAATGACGATAGAGCCACCATTTTCGAGTCCCCACTCAAAAACACCACCAAACATGCCATCAATGGCGTAGTGCTTGGGATCTCCCTCGAGGTTGATGTCAAATCCGCCATGACCTTCGATGGTGACGATCGGCGTAAAGTTGAATTCACCAGCTTCTAGAGATTCTTCACCACCACCACCATGGGATCCATGGGCCTGGGCGGGTGAAATACCCGCCAAGGGACTCAACAGAAGAACCAGAAGCAGAAGACGTGAACGGAACATGAGATGAGATGAGATGAGACGAGACGAGACGAAAGAGAGTTGAAGACGGAAGTAGGAGTTACATCACCGGATCGATGACCACTGGGAATTCAACGAATTGGCTCCTGACTGATCACAGGAACCACCCTGACCATTGACGATCGTGCAGACGTTGAGCGTCGCTGTCGAAACGGCATTGCGACCTGCAGCAATCCCTTCTCCATAAAGAGGTGTTGTCGCGATCGGCAACCCCGTGTTCTTGCTGATGCGCCTAAGGGTTTTGTTCGGAGTAGCCGAAGGTGAAAAGATCGTTTTGGCACCGGAAGATTTCACTTCCTGCGTGATCTTGCGAAGACTGGAAGGCCTCAAAACGCCACCGGTGGTGTGACTGTCCAACATCGAAATCTCAACAAGTCCAAAGCGATCGGCAAGATGGCTGTAAGTCTTGTGATCAGTTACAAGGACACGGTTCTGAGATGGCAGAGAACCGAACTGCTTGGCTTCCCAGACCTGAAGAGCCTCAAAAACAGCCACGGCGCGTGCGGTGCGCTGCTGCAAGGCAGAGCGCTCACTGGCCGGCAGAACAGGTGACAGAGAACTGGATACAACCCGCACCATCGCAGCGGAATTGGCAGGATCGTGCCAAACATGCGGGTCGCTGCCTCGATAAGACGGCAGGGCAACTTCACCAACAGCGACAACCGTGCCGGGGTTCTTGAGTTTTTTGGCGGAAGGCGTCAGGCCAAAACCGATGTGAAGAACAAGATCGCTCTTGGCAATCTGACTGCGATCACTGGGCTTCAATCGATAGGAGTGGGGATCCCCGCCGGGAGGGATCAGGCAAGTTACCGAGGCGGCAGCACCAGCCAAAGTTTTGGTGATGTCGCAAAGCGTGCCATCAACTGCAACCACTACAGGTTGAGCCGCATGGGCAGGAACAACAGCAGCGCCAAAGGCCAGGGCCACACCGACGCCAGCCGATCGAACCAAGACAGAACGCATGGACGACGGAATTGAGAATGATTATCATTTTGCTGAACACATGGTTCCGCGCCACCATGAGGTGTGCAAAACAACAAGAGGCCCAAGTCAGGTCGCTGAAGAGTTGATGAGCGATTCGTCGTGCGTACTGAGCACAACCGAACTGAGTTTCAGCTACGGGGGCCGCAAGACCGTTGACAGGGCCAACCTGCAGCTTCAGGCGGGAACACTGACCGCACTTGTGGGGCCAAATGGAGCAGGCAAGTCAACGTTGTTGCATCTTCTGGAGGGGCGGCTCAAGCCCAGCCAAGGATCAATCAATTGCAGCAAGCAAATCGGATTGATGCCCCAAAGAGCAGCCATTGACTGGTCATTTCCAATCACCGCTCAGGACATGGTGCAGCTGGGCACGCCCAGCAACTGCAACACAACATCAGCAAACCACCCCAATCAACTTCTGGAACGCGTTGGCATGGGAGCCATGGGGTCCCGGCGCCTCAGCCATCTATCCGGCGGCCAGCAACAAAGAATTTTGCTGGCAAGAGCGTTGATGCAACAGACCGAGATCCTGCTGCTGGATGAACCCTGCAGCGCCATCGATCCGCCAACACGGGAACACTTGCTCAGAGTGATGCGAGAACAGGCCGAATCAGGCCAGACGCTTCTGGTCAGCAGCCACGACTGGGGCAGCGCCCTTAACGACTACGACCAGGTTGTTGTGATGGATGGACAGATCCTTGCCAACGGAACACCCGAAACAGTTCGCGAAAAACTGAGCGACATGACCTGCATGATGGGGAGCCATTGCTGTGGTTGAGCTGGACATCTGGTGGCTTCTGCCCTTGGTGATCTCGTTGTTGATTGGAGCCATCTGTCCAGCCACTGGAGCTCTGCTGATCACCCAACGACGGGTCCTTCTGGCCAATTTGATGGCCCATTCCGTTCTGCCCGGCCTGGTCATCGCCCTCGCCATCGGCATCGACCCAAGCATTGGCGGGCTGGTCAGTGGACTGCTGGGTGCCCTGTTAGCGGAACGCCTGAACCGACGTTTCAAAGGCCGGGAAGAAGGTGCGATGAACACTGTTCTGGCTGGCTTCACAGCACTAGGCGTTCTGCTGGTGCCACTACTGGAAACACGCGTTGATCTCGAGACAATTTTGTTCGGCGATCTACTGGCAGCCAACACAGCCGATCTGGTTCGAACAGCAATCTCAGCCAGCGCACTGTTGGCCATGGTGGTGTGGGGCTACCGCGACCTGGTGTTCATCGGCATCGATCCCGAAGGTGCCGCAGTTGCCAGACGACCTGTGATCCTGATTCGGCTGATCTGCAGCCTGATCACAGCCCTGGTTGTGATTAGTGCGATCACAGCCGTTGGCGTGATTCTTGTGATTGGTTTGCTCTGTGCTCCTGTTCTGATGCACGTCGAGCGGAGCCGAAGCCTCAAAGAATTAATGCTCAGAAGCGCGAGTACAGGACTGCTGCTATGTGGCGGCGGAATGATGTTGGCTGTTGCCATTGATCTGCCGCCAGGACCACTCATTGGCACGCTGTGCTTAGGGCTCTTGTTCACCTACAAAATTGCAGATCAAAATTAATGTGATCATTCTCTCAAAGAACTTTCATTTGAGATCATCCGATTAAGGCGGAACCTCATTCTTTTCATCAATGTGCGCTCTCGCTCCGAACGAAAAGTGCGCTGAAACCCAAAAAATAAAACAGTAAGAGTACTTGCCATACCCACACTAAAGAGCGAGATAGCCGTTGCCTCATTCATCGCGTAATTCATCTACTCAACGAACAACAGCAAACCATGCGCCAGCCAAGGCCGCAATAAGCCCACATGCAAGAGCCTGAAGAACGAATTGGCCTGAATCGTTCTTCTCCCATCGATCGATGACCTTCGATGCCGTGACAAAGGGCTCGTTGTTTCTGATCAATTTGGCGATATAGCGATCAACGAACTCATCATCGAGAGCAAGCCTGTGGAGCTTGGCACGAATCTGATTGACCTCAAACTGATTCATCAATCAAGAAGACGCAAAGTCTTGAACACTAAACAGCCGAAAAGTGCATGGTTCAATTAATTTTAGAGGATGCGAGCCGCAAGACGATTTCACATTTACCAGCTGAATCAGCATCAGACTCTAGCGAGCTTGCCGCCTTCATGGGGCTCGCCTCAGCGAAAGCGAATCAGCCATTAGCGCCAACGGGAAAAGCAGCACATACAAATGCAAAAAATCATAAAAACGCTTTTACGCAGACCGCCAAACAATCAAAAGCAAATAGCGAAACAAATAGATCAATCAAGCGCCGAGGCCATTCTCAACTCTTGTCGCAGCAACAACGATTTCTGTCCAACCATCTAGAAGCCCGTTGCCCCCTTTCGTGTCTTCGGCTGCATGACCTCAATTGTCTTGGGTCTTGTAGTGCTCGAATACCAAACTCTTTGCGCTTCGTCGTAGCTCTCGACATCCTTAAACGACCCATCACTCAACCACACACGGTAGTGATGTCGGTCATAGGGGTCCGAACTGGTTTCGGTGAACTGTTTCATGCGGCTGAACAGGGCATAGGAGCAGTTCTTGTAAGAATCTGAAAAACCATTTTATCGAGAGAAACTCATAACTGCATAGAACCTCTATCCAACACATGATGATATTGAACAGATCCTCTTGATCAGTCATATCCCATTCTTGTGAAGGCTTCGCGCCGAACTTCTCTGTACTGCTCCGCCACATGTTTTCCCCATAACCCCTCCCAATAGAAGAAAATCACGCCGTGACCACGATTGCGGGCTAGGCGTACTTTTTGCTCCAAAACGGCCATGGATGTGGTGCGTTTGCCGAATCCCGCCAACACGCCGATCTGAGACGGAATTCCCCAGCTGCGGGCTTTGCGCAGGGCGGGTTGATCCAGGTCCTTCGCGAATCCTTGGACGGAGTAGGCGTAGTTCTGCACCACCAGCTCTTCAATCAGCCCCCCCAAAGCCCAGAGCTCCCAATCCTGAAGCCAGAGGTTGTATGCCTGACGAAAGGGGCCGGGAGACAGGCTGATCCGTGTGGAGAGTTGCTCCTTCTTGAGACGCTGCCGTAACTCACGCAGGAGAGACGTGAGTTGGTTCCGACGCCATTTCATCCACTGTCGATTGCTGTGATCCCGCGGTGGTGCCATTCCCGTCTCTTGTTTGTAGAGCGCCACGGTGGTGGGGTCGTAGCCGAATTGAACCGGCCAGGCGAAGTGGTCGTCCAGTTGCAGGCCATCCAACGGACAGCGCTTTAACGTCTCCACCACCAAACCAATGAAACGGGCACGCACCTCCGGATGGGCAGGGTTGAGCCAAGCCATCCGATGGTTCCCGTGCATGGTCATCCAGCGTTGGCCATTCGCTTTGGCCAACACCCAGCTGGGGTTCTTGCGGATAACAGCTGAATTCGCCGGCTCCATCAAGCCGTACTCAAACCAGGGCATCACCTTGATGCCGCGGCGCCGACCTTCAGCGGCCAAGGTGCAGATGGGATCAAGACCGAGCCCCGCCTTCTGAAGCGGTGGCTCGACTGGAGCGAAACGGCTGCGGTGAAAGGTGGTTCCTCGGCTCCAGACATTGGGCACCACACGATTGAATCCAGCCTCCTGGAGCTGCTGCATCGCTGCGCTGATGCGCTTCCTGTCGTAATAGAGCTTGCTGGGGCTGTTGGTCAGCCACACCCCCATGGTGCTCCGGTTCCGCAGAAGCCGGTCCAATCGGGACTCCGCCATCAAGGGAGCCGGAAGCGCTGCCATCAGGCTGGCCAGGGCAACGCAAGCCAGTGGCCTCCAGCGCTGATCCACTGCTGTTGAAGCACCGCACCGCACCGCAAGAGTCGCTCGAATCAATCGCGATGCAGCCGCAGCAAGCCCGCTCGTTGAACAGTCCATTCCACCGAACCCAGCATTCAGCGGAACATCGAGCTCACGGAGCTCTCTTCGTGGATGCGCCAGATGGCTTCCCCCAGCATGTTGGCCACGGAGAGAACCTGAAGCTGAGGGAAGACCCGATCCTGCGGAATCGGAATGCTGTTGGTCACCACCACCTGTTCAAACAGGCCCTCGACGGAAAGACGTTCGCTGGCGGGGGGTGAGAACACAGCGTGGGTGGCGCAGGCCAGCACCCGTTCAGCTCCTTGCTCCCGCAACAACCGTGCACCTGCACAGATCGTGCCGCCGGTGTCGATCATGTCGTCAATCAAGATCGCCGTTCGGCCAGCCACATCACCGATCACCGTGAGGCTCTCAGCCATGTTGTGACCGGTGCGGCGCTTGTCGATGATGGCCAGCGGGGCATCGTTCATCTGCTTCGCGAACGCCCGGGCACGCGCCACACCCCCCACATCCGGAGACACCACGACGACATCCCCCAGATCCTGAGTGGAGAGATAGTCCACCAGCACGGGTGATCCGTAGATGTGATCGCAGGGAATATCGAAATACCCCTGAATTTGGGCGGAGTGCAGATCCATGGCCAGCACACGATCAACGCCGGACTGCACCAGAAGGTTGGCCGTGAGCTTGGCCGTGATCGACTCACGACCGGCGGTTTTACGGTCCGCTCTGGCGTATCCGTAATAAGGGACCACAGCAGTGATCTGCCGCGCTGATGCCCGTCGGCATGCGTCCACCATGATCAGCAGTTCCATCAGGTGGTCGTTCACCGGCGCGCAGGTGGGCTGGATCAGGAACACATCGCAGCCCCGAATCGACTCCTGGATCTGCACATACAGCTCACCGTCCGCAAACCGCTTGCAGACGCGGGGGCCATCTGGCACACCGAGATAAGCAGCGATCTCCCGCGCCAGAGCGGGATTCGAGGTGCCACTGAACAGACGCAGACGTCGGCTATCTGGAGCCATCTGCTCCTGTTCGGTACGGGCTGCTGTCAGGAAACTGGTCACGGCGCCCGCGTAACGAATTCTGCTGTAATCCGATGGTAGAGGTGAGCAGCACCCCCATGTCCAAAGGTTTCCCCCTGCTCGTGGGTGCGGGCCCACTTCCAGAGCTGAAAATGCGCCAAGCCTGCGAAGCCTTAGCCCAGGCCTGTCAATGCCCTTTGACCACCGTTGCCAGCGGTGCACCACCCGCAGCAGTCCTGCAGAACAATCCAGCTATTAAAGGGCTTGTGCGGCTAAGCGGTGACGCAGCACAGCCAACGCCGCAGGGTGATGTCAGCTGGTTGCAGGCCCTGGCTGACTGGCGTCAGACGGTGCTGCTGCTGACAACAGCCGACAGTGATGGAACGATCCCCGGCACGGCCCCGGCCTATGCCGCCCTCTGCCGAGAACTGCATGTCCCCCTTCTCGGCCTAGTTCAGCTCCAGGGCCCCTGGAACGGCCCTGCACGACGCAGAGACGGCCTCAGCTGGCTGGGGTGGATTCCCGATGAGAACCATCCAGATCAGGCCGAATGCATCGAGGCTCTCGCCCGGAGACTGCAGCTGCGCAGCCCGGGTTAAGGCTGGGGCCAGAGGGGACGGCTCACCCCGGATTTGATTTGGCGCAACGTCTGCTCACCAGACCGGTCGGCCAGCGGTAGGCGGGTGATTGCTGCAGGTTCAGGGCTGGCGATGATCGCCGCGGCCAAGCTCAACTGTTCCGAACGACTCAAGTTGGTCTCCACGTCAGCATCCAGTTGATCCACCAGAGCAGGGATCAACTCAATGCCACTGGGAGCCTTGACCTGTTCGATCAAGGCCTCAACAAGAATGTCCTGGCGCTGACGACGCTGGGAGACATCTTTGGGGTCTGGTAGGTGACGCACCAGCTGTTCCGCCTGGACTCCGTTCAGGCTTTGGCGCCCAGCCTGGAGATTGACGCTGTAGCCCTGTGCCTTGTCTTGGCGCTGGTAAGACTGCCCAAGCACCACCTCCACTTCGCCAAGTCCGTCCACCAAACGGCGTAAGGCCGCACGGGGCATGACCACATAGCGCTTCGGGTCGCCGTCCTCAAGGCCAACAATGTCGTGGATGGCATCACTGACAAGGCTGACGCCGCCCTGTCGCCACAACTCCGACAAGCGGCCTGGATCCTTCTGCCCAGGGAGCTGAACGCCAAGCTCGGTGGGGATCTGGAGCACCTGAAGCGGCTCCCTCGATGCAATGCGAAGCATCAAAAGGGCATCGGCGTTGGCAGGCCCCTTGGGCGCGGCCTGATTCGTGGGCGCACCAAGACGATTCGCATCAAGACCAATCACCAGCACCGTGACAGGGCTCTCGGGGAAGGGAGCCAGGGTTTCAGGTTGATCTGCGCTGAGAGGAGCTCCCTGGGCAACACGATCGGGTTCAGGCCACAGAGTCGCCAGCAACCACCCGGTGACACCGAGACCCAGCAACGCTGAACCGACACGCAGCACGCCGCGAACTCGGGGTGGCGACAACCAGTTCATTTCGCTGGAACAAGCGCAATGGCGCTTAGTTTCGCCCAGATCTCCAGTTCTTAGCCTGGCCCCGTGAAGCCGTCCTCGATGTCCCTCCGCCACGACTACCGCAACCGACCTCCCGAACAGGTGCGCGTGGTCGTGTTCGGAGCCACCGGGTACATCGGCCGTTTTGTGGTGAAGGAGCTGGTGGAGCGGGGCTACCAGGTGATTGCCTTTGCCCGAGAACGCAGTGGTGTGGGCGGCCGTCAGAGCAGAGACGAGGTCATCGCCGATTTTCCTGGGGCAGAGGTGCGCTTTGGGGATGTCAGCGATCCCGCCTCGATCACGGCCGAGGCCTTCGATCAACCGACGGATGTAGTGGTGAGCTGCCTGGCTTCCCGCACCGGCGGCCGCAAGGATTCCTGGGCCATCGACCACGCGGCGACCCTCAACACCTACGAACAGGGACGGGCTGCCGGGGTAGCCCATTACGTGCTTCTCTCGGCCATCTGCGTGCAGAAGCCACTGCTGGAGTTTCAAAAAGCCAAGCTGGCCTTTGAGGCCGTTCTGCAGGCGGACGAAGAGATGACCCATTCCATCGTTCGCCCCACCGCCTTCTTCAAGAGCCTGGGCGGACAGGTGGAAAGTTGCCGCAAAGGTGGCCCCTATGTGATGTTCGGCGGCGGCACCCTGGCCAGCTGCAAGCCGATCAGCGAAGCAGACCTGGCCAGGTTCATGGCGGACTGCATCCAGGACGATGCCAAATGCAACCAGGTGCTTCCCATCGGCGGGCCCGGTCCGGCGCTGAGCGCTCGGGAGCAGGGAGAAATGCTCTTCCGCGCCCTAAACCGCCCCCAGCGGATGCTCTCCGTCCCCATTGCTCTGATGGATGGTCCGATCGCCCTTCTGGACGGTTTGGCTCGGCTGTTCCCAGGCATCAAAGACACGGCGGAATTCGGGCGCATCGGTCGCTATTACGCCAGCGAATCCATGCTCGTCTGGGATGAGCAACAGCAGCGCTACGACGCCGATGCCACACCGTCCTATGGAACCGACACCCTGGAGCAATTTTTCGAGCGCGTGGCTCGGGACGGCATGGCCGGGCAGGACCTAGGAGATGCCGCCCTGTTCTGAAGTGGCCATCCTTGGGAGACCGAAGGGCCCCCATGGATCAGTCCACTGTTGAACCAGCCAAGGCTGGAGGGGGGCGCTGCACTGGGGTGCTGCTTCATCCGACCGCACTACCAGGGAGTCCCGTCTGCGGCAGCTTCGGTGAGCCATGCCGCCGTTGGCTCAACCTCCTCGCTGCCCACGACATCGGGGTCTGGCAGATGCTGCCCCTGGCCCCGCCTGATTCCACAGGCTCGCCCTACAGCTCGCCGTCATGCAATGCCTTGAACCCCTGGTTCCTGGATGGACAGGACTTGGCCAACGAGGGGTTCATCCATGAGGCAGCGCTCAGGGCAGCTCCGGGCGCTGATGCACCACTGGAGGGCGCAGAGCGTGTGGATTTCAGCCTGGCCCAGCAACGGGCCGATGCCCTGGGAAATGCACTGCTCGAGGCCTGGAGTGACCAGGATCCGGCGCGACACACCGACTTCGGCAACTGGGTGCAGCAGCAGCGCGCCTGGTTGGAAGACCATGCCCGTTTTCAGGTTCTTCATGATCAGCACAGGACGGCTTGGTGGGACTGGCCACTCCCGCTGGCACGACACAACAAAAAAGCGCTGCGGAGCTGGGCGGAGCAACACCAAGAGGCCTTGCTACGGGAACGGCTGATCCAGTGGCACCTCGACCGTCAGTGGCAGGCGATCCGTCGACAGGCGGCAGACCTGGGCATCCAGCTGTTTGGCGACCTGCCCTTTTACGTCAGCAGTGACAGCGCTGATGTATGGAGCAACCGTTCGCTGTTCACGGTCAAAGAGAACGGCCAACTCACCACCCAGAGCGGCGTGCCACCCGATTACTTTTCGGAAACAGGGCAACTGTGGGGCTCACCGGTTTACCGCTGGGGACAACATCGGATCACGCGATTCCACTGGTGGCGGCAAAGAATCGCTCGCCAGCGAGAGTTTGTTGATCTTCTACGCCTGGATCACTTCCGGGCCCTTGCCGCCTTCTGGGCCGTCCCCGGTGCCGACTGCACCGCTGAAAACGGGCAGTGGCAGGCCTCACCAGGCCACACCCTGCTGCGCTACCTCCGCAGGGATGCTGGTGGCGCCCTCCCCTTGATTGCCGAGGATCTTGGCGTGATCACACCGGATGTGGAGGCACTCCGTGATGCATTCCGACTGCCAGGAATGAAGGTTCTGCAATTTGCTTTTGATGGTCATCGCGACAATCCCTATCTGCCTGAAAACACCGATGGTCATGGCTGGGTCGTCTACACCGGCACCCACGACAACCCCACGACCCTGGGCTGGTGGAACAATTTGGATGCCGACAGCAGGGCCCGCATTGCCACGCGGGTGAATGGTGAGATCTCAGCACCCGCCTGGCATCTGCTTGACATGGCCTTTGCCACGACCGCAGGACTGGTCGTCGCCCCACTTCAAGACCTCATGCATCTGGATGACCGGGCCAGATTCAACACACCTGGCACCTGTGAAGGCAACTGGAGCTGGAGGCTGCGCAGCTTTGATGCTGATCTGGAGAATGCCCTTTGCGGCTACGGCACGAGGGGAGCGGTCTGGGGACGATCGCTCTCGGGAGCAGGCAGCTTGTTGACCCGGTAGATCCC contains these protein-coding regions:
- a CDS encoding metal ABC transporter substrate-binding protein translates to MRSVLVRSAGVGVALAFGAAVVPAHAAQPVVVAVDGTLCDITKTLAGAAASVTCLIPPGGDPHSYRLKPSDRSQIAKSDLVLHIGFGLTPSAKKLKNPGTVVAVGEVALPSYRGSDPHVWHDPANSAAMVRVVSSSLSPVLPASERSALQQRTARAVAVFEALQVWEAKQFGSLPSQNRVLVTDHKTYSHLADRFGLVEISMLDSHTTGGVLRPSSLRKITQEVKSSGAKTIFSPSATPNKTLRRISKNTGLPIATTPLYGEGIAAGRNAVSTATLNVCTIVNGQGGSCDQSGANSLNSQWSSIR
- a CDS encoding ribose-phosphate pyrophosphokinase — encoded protein: MTSFLTAARTEQEQMAPDSRRLRLFSGTSNPALAREIAAYLGVPDGPRVCKRFADGELYVQIQESIRGCDVFLIQPTCAPVNDHLMELLIMVDACRRASARQITAVVPYYGYARADRKTAGRESITAKLTANLLVQSGVDRVLAMDLHSAQIQGYFDIPCDHIYGSPVLVDYLSTQDLGDVVVVSPDVGGVARARAFAKQMNDAPLAIIDKRRTGHNMAESLTVIGDVAGRTAILIDDMIDTGGTICAGARLLREQGAERVLACATHAVFSPPASERLSVEGLFEQVVVTNSIPIPQDRVFPQLQVLSVANMLGEAIWRIHEESSVSSMFR
- a CDS encoding metal ABC transporter permease encodes the protein MVELDIWWLLPLVISLLIGAICPATGALLITQRRVLLANLMAHSVLPGLVIALAIGIDPSIGGLVSGLLGALLAERLNRRFKGREEGAMNTVLAGFTALGVLLVPLLETRVDLETILFGDLLAANTADLVRTAISASALLAMVVWGYRDLVFIGIDPEGAAVARRPVILIRLICSLITALVVISAITAVGVILVIGLLCAPVLMHVERSRSLKELMLRSASTGLLLCGGGMMLAVAIDLPPGPLIGTLCLGLLFTYKIADQN
- a CDS encoding metal ABC transporter ATP-binding protein → MSDSSCVLSTTELSFSYGGRKTVDRANLQLQAGTLTALVGPNGAGKSTLLHLLEGRLKPSQGSINCSKQIGLMPQRAAIDWSFPITAQDMVQLGTPSNCNTTSANHPNQLLERVGMGAMGSRRLSHLSGGQQQRILLARALMQQTEILLLDEPCSAIDPPTREHLLRVMREQAESGQTLLVSSHDWGSALNDYDQVVVMDGQILANGTPETVREKLSDMTCMMGSHCCG
- a CDS encoding glycoside hydrolase family 10 protein, which codes for MAALPAPLMAESRLDRLLRNRSTMGVWLTNSPSKLYYDRKRISAAMQQLQEAGFNRVVPNVWSRGTTFHRSRFAPVEPPLQKAGLGLDPICTLAAEGRRRGIKVMPWFEYGLMEPANSAVIRKNPSWVLAKANGQRWMTMHGNHRMAWLNPAHPEVRARFIGLVVETLKRCPLDGLQLDDHFAWPVQFGYDPTTVALYKQETGMAPPRDHSNRQWMKWRRNQLTSLLRELRQRLKKEQLSTRISLSPGPFRQAYNLWLQDWELWALGGLIEELVVQNYAYSVQGFAKDLDQPALRKARSWGIPSQIGVLAGFGKRTTSMAVLEQKVRLARNRGHGVIFFYWEGLWGKHVAEQYREVRREAFTRMGYD
- a CDS encoding NAD(P)-dependent oxidoreductase, which gives rise to MSLRHDYRNRPPEQVRVVVFGATGYIGRFVVKELVERGYQVIAFARERSGVGGRQSRDEVIADFPGAEVRFGDVSDPASITAEAFDQPTDVVVSCLASRTGGRKDSWAIDHAATLNTYEQGRAAGVAHYVLLSAICVQKPLLEFQKAKLAFEAVLQADEEMTHSIVRPTAFFKSLGGQVESCRKGGPYVMFGGGTLASCKPISEADLARFMADCIQDDAKCNQVLPIGGPGPALSAREQGEMLFRALNRPQRMLSVPIALMDGPIALLDGLARLFPGIKDTAEFGRIGRYYASESMLVWDEQQQRYDADATPSYGTDTLEQFFERVARDGMAGQDLGDAALF
- the malQ gene encoding 4-alpha-glucanotransferase; the protein is MDQSTVEPAKAGGGRCTGVLLHPTALPGSPVCGSFGEPCRRWLNLLAAHDIGVWQMLPLAPPDSTGSPYSSPSCNALNPWFLDGQDLANEGFIHEAALRAAPGADAPLEGAERVDFSLAQQRADALGNALLEAWSDQDPARHTDFGNWVQQQRAWLEDHARFQVLHDQHRTAWWDWPLPLARHNKKALRSWAEQHQEALLRERLIQWHLDRQWQAIRRQAADLGIQLFGDLPFYVSSDSADVWSNRSLFTVKENGQLTTQSGVPPDYFSETGQLWGSPVYRWGQHRITRFHWWRQRIARQREFVDLLRLDHFRALAAFWAVPGADCTAENGQWQASPGHTLLRYLRRDAGGALPLIAEDLGVITPDVEALRDAFRLPGMKVLQFAFDGHRDNPYLPENTDGHGWVVYTGTHDNPTTLGWWNNLDADSRARIATRVNGEISAPAWHLLDMAFATTAGLVVAPLQDLMHLDDRARFNTPGTCEGNWSWRLRSFDADLENALCGYGTRGAVWGRSLSGAGSLLTR
- a CDS encoding LCP family protein, which produces MNWLSPPRVRGVLRVGSALLGLGVTGWLLATLWPEPDRVAQGAPLSADQPETLAPFPESPVTVLVIGLDANRLGAPTNQAAPKGPANADALLMLRIASREPLQVLQIPTELGVQLPGQKDPGRLSELWRQGGVSLVSDAIHDIVGLEDGDPKRYVVMPRAALRRLVDGLGEVEVVLGQSYQRQDKAQGYSVNLQAGRQSLNGVQAEQLVRHLPDPKDVSQRRQRQDILVEALIEQVKAPSGIELIPALVDQLDADVETNLSRSEQLSLAAAIIASPEPAAITRLPLADRSGEQTLRQIKSGVSRPLWPQP